One genomic region from Methanonatronarchaeum thermophilum encodes:
- a CDS encoding pyridoxamine 5'-phosphate oxidase family protein, whose product MVKIPDEVLDLLGDPDTQIVLATADDSSMPNAVPMRNVWIVDDDKMALGDVFFDKTRSNIEANGLVSLSLWKGTEGYQLKGTCSEIKSSGALFEEKKEMLAEKMDLDLQALCMIDVEEVFSTAPGPDAGSKIS is encoded by the coding sequence ATGGTTAAAATACCTGATGAAGTTTTGGATTTGCTTGGTGACCCGGATACTCAGATTGTTTTGGCTACTGCGGATGATAGTTCTATGCCGAATGCAGTACCGATGAGAAATGTTTGGATTGTTGATGATGATAAAATGGCTTTAGGTGATGTTTTTTTCGATAAAACAAGGAGTAATATTGAGGCTAATGGTTTAGTTAGCTTGAGTTTATGGAAGGGAACTGAGGGATATCAACTTAAAGGAACTTGTAGTGAGATTAAGTCTTCTGGGGCTTTGTTCGAGGAGAAGAAGGAGATGCTTGCGGAGAAAATGGATTTGGATTTGCAGGCATTGTGCATGATCGATGTTGAAGAGGTTTTTTCAACTGCTCCAGGTCCGGATGCTGGGTCGAAAATAAGTTAA
- a CDS encoding methyl-coenzyme M reductase family protein encodes MDTTSPRNPQQNCRGLKMYEFLTYEGGVYKSNLMIERIEDLGGYIIQKNKESREITMLTAIPQEDLPTIEKLADELKGKIFKEKLIGTEIAVVSPSISRHHLPHPVCDIAERLRRAGALTNIVSIARGVGRRISQITKEEEKMIEEYDAAVFILGNFGNCLVNHKYKLLKNIDKPVIAVGAPEIPKLKNADKYIPGVGRKVDRMRKTEEQEKLDEIAEALGQLITKEREKINEDPLIVHPLEIKEKLEKELPLEEHDARHTPIVLHLDGLRIKLPYDEHINLVQDIEIGENKLKEIAEFNKSVNEAEDILITIQPESLIQTKKENEIPA; translated from the coding sequence ATGGATACAACGTCTCCAAGAAACCCACAACAAAATTGTAGAGGCCTAAAAATGTACGAATTCCTAACATACGAAGGTGGAGTATACAAATCAAACCTAATGATAGAGAGAATAGAAGACCTCGGAGGATACATCATACAAAAAAACAAAGAATCCCGAGAAATCACAATGCTAACCGCAATCCCACAAGAAGACCTACCCACCATAGAAAAACTCGCAGACGAACTAAAAGGAAAAATATTCAAAGAAAAACTAATAGGAACAGAAATCGCAGTCGTATCACCAAGCATATCACGACACCACCTACCCCACCCAGTATGCGACATCGCAGAAAGACTACGTAGAGCAGGCGCCCTCACAAACATAGTAAGCATCGCAAGAGGCGTAGGCCGAAGAATCTCCCAAATAACAAAAGAAGAAGAAAAAATGATAGAAGAATACGACGCAGCAGTATTCATACTAGGAAACTTCGGAAACTGCCTAGTAAACCACAAATACAAACTACTAAAAAACATAGACAAACCAGTCATAGCAGTCGGAGCACCAGAAATACCCAAACTAAAAAACGCAGACAAATACATACCCGGCGTAGGCCGAAAAGTAGATCGAATGAGAAAAACAGAAGAACAAGAAAAACTAGACGAAATCGCAGAAGCATTAGGCCAACTAATAACAAAAGAAAGAGAAAAAATCAACGAAGACCCATTAATAGTTCACCCACTAGAGATAAAAGAAAAACTCGAAAAAGAACTACCACTAGAAGAACACGACGCCCGACACACACCAATAGTACTACATCTAGATGGCTTACGAATAAAACTCCCATACGACGAACACATAAACCTAGTACAAGACATAGAAATCGGAGAAAACAAACTAAAAGAAATAGCTGAATTCAATAAATCAGTAAACGAAGCAGAAGACATATTGATAACAATACAACCAGAATCACTAATCCAAACCAAAAAAGAAAACGAAATACCAGCCTAA
- a CDS encoding methanogenesis marker 17 protein has protein sequence MKITVESPTSNEGSGYKNIARDIIKNSRISNLVEHIHMVIEVKEPIFIISIKVKGVREPTKIKKIAQIRDKEQGCKMEIRDEGYASNLLSKLWKEFGKSNIEQPTRLEITCKNIKKEEIENMVLKPSEEITDTLLNLSWQIIPEGFRVRRSLKSKKVFTIIATEDPMEDRWIQRLQETHNKIVEA, from the coding sequence TTGAAGATAACAGTTGAAAGCCCAACAAGTAATGAAGGATCAGGATACAAAAACATCGCTAGAGACATAATAAAAAACTCCCGCATATCAAATCTAGTAGAACACATACACATGGTTATAGAAGTCAAAGAACCAATATTCATAATCTCAATCAAAGTAAAAGGCGTTAGAGAGCCAACAAAAATAAAAAAAATCGCACAAATAAGAGACAAAGAACAAGGATGTAAAATGGAAATAAGAGACGAAGGCTACGCATCAAACCTACTATCAAAACTATGGAAAGAATTCGGTAAATCAAACATAGAACAACCAACAAGACTCGAAATAACCTGCAAAAACATAAAAAAAGAAGAAATAGAAAACATGGTTCTAAAGCCAAGCGAAGAAATAACAGACACACTACTAAACCTAAGTTGGCAGATAATACCAGAAGGATTCAGAGTACGCAGAAGCCTCAAATCAAAAAAAGTATTCACAATAATAGCAACAGAAGACCCAATGGAAGACAGATGGATACAACGTCTCCAAGAAACCCACAACAAAATTGTAGAGGCCTAA
- a CDS encoding AAA family ATPase produces the protein MIRLVKPSALSISTSELKEKVDNDDIQYLHRHMGLVKNKKTLELLNYLSHNWPKIHKEATSRDKQLPLDFMDSEIAKSVIRKEATALLNKAVIDGNISVMKRVSGRKTRGKDISGIKTLRKIERKMDKPVWICYVFGNMGTGKTDLALLLSELWKSGGYNREIGSNIKSFKEKERYINNFQALKTWLSSNKKEKIFVFDEASSHVSGYGSDSYDATKYFSKLLKKFRKHKAHLIIIGHTGKDVHPEIRRLASDKIKKITKKDAVFCNEIGKDGEPEEIELEIKGIPRTNYTFDTYESTGWRWKEKQDTITEKVKKIGTTINEIKDKKYIKNYKTKEGRYIDRDVLRLEYNLSENESRLLAKYIETETDLLKKTKNTKQDIE, from the coding sequence TTGATACGTTTGGTTAAACCCTCAGCACTCTCCATATCAACATCAGAACTTAAAGAAAAAGTCGACAACGATGATATCCAGTACCTACATAGACATATGGGTCTAGTTAAAAACAAAAAAACACTTGAACTACTCAACTACCTCTCACACAACTGGCCTAAAATACATAAAGAAGCAACATCCAGAGACAAACAACTACCACTCGATTTCATGGATAGCGAGATAGCAAAATCAGTCATAAGGAAAGAAGCAACAGCTCTACTCAACAAAGCAGTTATCGATGGAAATATATCGGTGATGAAGCGTGTTAGCGGACGTAAAACCCGTGGAAAAGATATCTCAGGAATAAAAACACTACGGAAAATCGAGAGAAAAATGGATAAACCAGTATGGATCTGTTATGTATTTGGAAACATGGGTACCGGGAAAACCGATCTAGCCCTACTCCTATCAGAACTATGGAAATCCGGTGGATACAACCGAGAGATAGGTAGCAACATCAAAAGCTTTAAAGAAAAAGAAAGATACATCAACAACTTCCAAGCCCTAAAAACATGGTTGTCAAGCAATAAAAAAGAAAAAATATTCGTATTCGACGAAGCCTCAAGCCACGTATCCGGATACGGATCCGACAGCTACGACGCAACAAAATATTTCTCAAAACTACTAAAAAAATTCAGAAAACACAAAGCACACCTAATAATCATAGGACACACAGGAAAAGACGTACACCCTGAAATACGGCGTTTAGCAAGCGATAAAATAAAAAAAATAACAAAAAAAGACGCAGTTTTCTGCAACGAAATCGGAAAAGACGGAGAGCCAGAAGAGATAGAACTAGAGATAAAAGGAATACCCCGAACAAACTACACCTTCGATACCTACGAATCAACAGGATGGAGATGGAAAGAAAAACAAGACACAATAACCGAAAAGGTTAAAAAAATCGGAACAACAATCAACGAAATCAAAGACAAAAAATACATAAAAAACTACAAAACAAAAGAAGGAAGATATATAGATAGAGACGTACTCCGATTAGAATACAACCTATCAGAAAACGAATCAAGACTCCTCGCAAAATACATAGAAACCGAGACCGACCTACTAAAAAAAACCAAAAACACAAAACAAGACATTGAATAA
- a CDS encoding endonuclease V, which produces MKIADKARFVDDFDDLSVVGGVDQAFIGRDVVVSVAVVMDYKFNLIGKSVCIDDVSFPYIPGLLAFREAPTAIRALRSLEELPDVVLVDGSGLIHPRGAGMATHIGVKLDLPTVGVTKSLLCGEVVEEPEVVGDRSPVLLDDRVVGYCFLSKKRCNPLYISPGHRVSPETAVDLVNSCLDGYKMPEPIRCADKLADMEKKRFS; this is translated from the coding sequence TTGAAGATTGCTGACAAGGCAAGGTTTGTTGATGACTTTGATGACCTTTCAGTTGTTGGTGGTGTCGACCAGGCATTTATAGGAAGAGATGTTGTTGTATCTGTTGCTGTAGTCATGGATTATAAGTTTAATTTAATAGGTAAGAGTGTTTGTATAGATGATGTGTCTTTCCCATATATCCCTGGTTTACTTGCTTTTCGAGAAGCTCCAACGGCTATTAGGGCTTTAAGATCTCTTGAAGAACTGCCTGATGTTGTTTTGGTTGACGGTTCTGGCCTTATTCACCCGAGAGGTGCTGGTATGGCTACTCATATCGGGGTTAAACTTGATTTACCAACCGTTGGTGTTACTAAGAGTTTGTTGTGTGGTGAAGTAGTTGAGGAACCTGAGGTTGTTGGTGACCGTTCTCCAGTTCTGTTGGATGATAGGGTTGTTGGGTATTGTTTTTTATCTAAAAAGCGTTGTAATCCACTTTATATAAGTCCTGGTCATCGTGTTTCTCCTGAAACCGCTGTTGATTTAGTTAATAGTTGTTTGGATGGCTATAAAATGCCTGAACCTATTCGTTGTGCTGACAAGCTTGCGGATATGGAAAAAAAGAGGTTTAGTTAG
- a CDS encoding pyridoxal phosphate-dependent aminotransferase has translation MKISSRLSDVPPSGIREFFELVLNMDDVLSLGVGEPDFVTPWRIREAGIYSLETGYTSYTSNKGLLELRELIARELHDRYSISYDPDEEILITTGVSEGFDLAVRSVVDPGDEVVVFEPSYVSYDPCVKFSGGETRRIELDIDSGFVPSPDVIRENITEDTALMVINNPNNPTGSCLDFETAREISMISKEYDVPLLCDEIYSKLVYNGELHSPLDFDGMKDNCILLDGFSKSHAMTGWRIGYAAGPKEVISAMNKIHQYTMLCAPIVSQKAAVEAIENCENEVTEMVKEYNRRRRLVYGRFNRMGLRCSEPDGAFYVFPSIKKTGLSSEEFSKQLLEEEKVAVVPGTAFGSAGEGHIRCSYANSKEVLKEALDRIERFVSDKI, from the coding sequence ATGAAGATTTCTAGTAGATTGTCGGATGTTCCACCATCTGGGATTAGGGAGTTTTTTGAGCTTGTTTTGAATATGGATGATGTTTTATCTCTTGGGGTTGGTGAACCTGATTTTGTGACGCCATGGAGGATTAGGGAGGCAGGTATTTATTCTTTAGAGACAGGTTATACGTCTTATACTTCGAATAAGGGTTTGCTAGAGCTTCGTGAACTTATAGCTCGAGAGTTGCATGATCGGTATTCTATTAGTTATGACCCTGATGAGGAAATTTTGATTACCACTGGGGTTAGTGAGGGTTTTGATTTGGCTGTTCGTTCGGTTGTTGATCCTGGGGACGAGGTTGTTGTTTTCGAACCTTCTTATGTTTCATATGACCCTTGTGTTAAGTTTAGTGGTGGTGAAACAAGACGGATTGAGTTGGATATTGACTCTGGTTTTGTTCCCTCTCCTGATGTAATTAGAGAGAATATTACTGAGGACACTGCATTGATGGTTATCAACAACCCTAACAATCCAACTGGTAGTTGTTTGGATTTTGAGACTGCTAGGGAGATTTCAATGATTTCTAAGGAATATGATGTTCCCTTGTTGTGTGATGAAATTTATAGTAAACTTGTTTACAATGGGGAGTTGCATAGTCCACTTGATTTTGATGGCATGAAGGATAACTGTATTTTGCTTGATGGTTTTTCTAAATCACACGCAATGACTGGATGGCGTATCGGTTATGCTGCTGGACCTAAGGAGGTTATCTCAGCGATGAATAAAATACATCAATACACGATGTTGTGCGCTCCTATTGTTTCACAGAAAGCAGCGGTTGAAGCGATCGAGAACTGTGAGAATGAGGTTACCGAGATGGTTAAAGAGTATAATCGACGTCGTCGTTTGGTTTACGGTAGGTTCAACCGGATGGGTCTTAGATGTTCTGAACCGGATGGTGCTTTCTATGTGTTTCCCTCGATAAAGAAGACAGGACTTTCATCTGAAGAGTTCTCTAAACAACTGCTTGAAGAAGAAAAAGTTGCTGTTGTTCCAGGAACTGCTTTCGGCAGCGCTGGCGAGGGACATATACGTTGTTCTTATGCCAACTCTAAAGAGGTCTTAAAGGAAGCTTTAGATAGAATAGAGAGATTCGTTAGCGATAAAATCTAA
- a CDS encoding Lrp/AsnC family transcriptional regulator: protein MDSKDIEILNILQDDARSSFEDIANMVDLDLEDVESRISRLEEEGVIKKYMTLVDWDLVGEEYVYAVIELNVELSRESGYDDIAERIARFPEVETIRLISGENDLQILVRERSMKMVSSFVSEKISTLESVRDTVTHFVLKTYKEDGEVFFVKEDNKRLSISP from the coding sequence ATGGATTCGAAGGATATTGAGATTCTTAATATTTTGCAGGATGATGCTCGTAGTTCTTTTGAGGATATTGCTAATATGGTTGATCTTGATTTGGAGGATGTTGAGTCACGTATTTCTAGGCTTGAGGAGGAGGGTGTTATCAAGAAGTATATGACTTTGGTTGATTGGGATTTGGTTGGTGAGGAGTATGTTTATGCGGTTATTGAGCTTAATGTTGAGTTGAGTAGGGAGAGTGGTTATGATGATATTGCTGAGAGGATTGCTAGGTTTCCGGAGGTTGAGACGATTAGGTTGATTTCGGGTGAGAATGATCTTCAGATTTTGGTTAGAGAGCGATCTATGAAGATGGTTAGTTCTTTTGTTTCTGAGAAGATTTCAACTCTTGAAAGTGTTAGGGATACTGTTACGCATTTTGTGCTTAAAACTTATAAGGAGGATGGGGAGGTTTTCTTTGTTAAAGAGGATAATAAAAGGTTGTCTATCTCTCCTTGA
- a CDS encoding ribosome biogenesis/translation initiation ATPase RLI — protein sequence MRIAVLDRELCQPKKCSKECINFCPKVRSGEEAVVVNDEDGKPEINESICIGCNICVRKCPFKAITIVNLPEELEEQAIHRFGENGFVLYRLPFVSEGDVTGILGPNGIGKTTALKILSGDMLPNLGGEASDWSDIIEHFNGSILQTHFEKIKDQDIKISIKPQHIRSIPKASSGQVGELLEGVDERGVLDEMAERLQLKHVWDRKLDVLSGGELQRVAIAACLSRKADLYFMDEVTPYLDIYQRKRVASFIRDMPEESTVLIIEHDIAILDLLTDRLHLGYGDPGAYGIITKPKGVRKGINQYLDGFLPDENIRIRSESIDFKQASASGRTGGKELIELPNLVKEYEDFKVELDGGQLYQGETVGIVGPNAIGKTTVVSMLAGKTEPKNSDVNLDLKISYKPQYIKADVNMDVGSFLATITSDYGSSYYKTRIMNPLSLDELVESKINDLSGGELQRVAIAACLSRKADIYILDEPSAHLDVEQRTMAIKTIKRVVKNMESSALVVDHDIYMIDLLSDRLMVFDGEPGIEGHAHGPYNMRKGMNMFLKNLGITFRRDEDTKRPRINKENSHLDRKQKRNGEYYYL from the coding sequence GTGAGAATAGCTGTGCTTGATAGAGAGCTTTGTCAACCTAAGAAATGTTCAAAGGAATGTATTAATTTCTGTCCTAAGGTTCGTAGTGGAGAGGAGGCTGTTGTTGTAAATGATGAAGATGGGAAACCTGAGATTAATGAATCTATTTGCATTGGCTGCAATATCTGTGTACGAAAATGTCCATTCAAAGCTATAACAATTGTGAATTTACCTGAAGAGCTTGAAGAACAGGCTATTCATAGATTTGGGGAGAATGGTTTTGTTTTGTATCGTCTTCCATTTGTTTCAGAAGGTGATGTCACAGGTATTTTAGGCCCTAACGGTATCGGTAAGACCACTGCTTTAAAAATTCTCTCCGGTGATATGCTCCCTAACCTTGGTGGTGAAGCTAGTGATTGGAGTGATATTATAGAGCATTTCAATGGCTCCATACTTCAAACACATTTTGAAAAGATAAAGGACCAAGATATCAAGATCTCTATAAAGCCCCAGCATATCCGGTCTATTCCTAAAGCAAGTTCGGGTCAGGTTGGTGAGTTGCTGGAAGGAGTTGATGAACGCGGTGTTCTCGATGAGATGGCTGAAAGACTCCAGTTAAAACATGTTTGGGATAGAAAGCTTGATGTTTTAAGTGGTGGAGAACTTCAGAGAGTTGCAATAGCAGCATGCCTCAGCCGCAAAGCAGACCTATACTTTATGGACGAAGTCACTCCATACCTGGATATATATCAACGTAAAAGGGTTGCTAGTTTTATTCGAGACATGCCAGAAGAAAGTACCGTTCTTATCATTGAACACGATATCGCGATACTAGACCTATTAACGGATCGACTCCATCTAGGGTATGGTGACCCTGGAGCATATGGTATTATAACCAAACCTAAAGGCGTACGTAAAGGAATAAACCAATATCTAGATGGATTTCTACCAGACGAAAACATTAGAATTAGAAGTGAATCTATCGATTTTAAACAAGCAAGTGCTTCAGGCCGTACCGGTGGAAAAGAACTGATTGAACTACCAAACCTCGTTAAAGAGTATGAAGATTTTAAGGTCGAGTTGGACGGAGGCCAGTTGTACCAAGGTGAGACCGTAGGGATCGTTGGTCCAAACGCCATTGGTAAAACAACTGTCGTAAGCATGCTAGCCGGTAAAACAGAACCTAAAAACAGTGATGTAAACCTCGATTTAAAGATTTCTTATAAACCACAGTATATCAAAGCGGATGTAAATATGGATGTAGGAAGTTTCTTAGCAACAATAACCAGTGATTATGGATCTTCCTACTACAAAACCCGAATAATGAATCCTTTATCCCTAGATGAACTGGTTGAATCTAAAATAAACGACTTAAGTGGTGGAGAACTTCAGAGAGTTGCAATAGCAGCATGCCTCAGCCGCAAAGCAGACATATATATACTTGACGAACCCTCAGCACACCTAGATGTAGAACAGAGAACCATGGCTATAAAAACCATAAAAAGAGTCGTTAAAAACATGGAAAGCAGTGCTCTAGTTGTAGACCACGACATATACATGATCGACCTTTTAAGCGATCGCCTAATGGTTTTCGACGGAGAACCAGGCATTGAAGGACACGCACACGGCCCCTACAACATGCGAAAAGGCATGAACATGTTCCTAAAAAACCTCGGAATAACATTCAGACGAGATGAAGACACAAAAAGACCAAGAATAAACAAAGAAAACAGCCATCTCGACAGAAAACAAAAAAGAAACGGAGAATACTATTATCTATAA
- a CDS encoding EMC6-like membrane protein — MFDADHKKALKKTALPSVMGIVAGVVAYYIAAGPAGPLQREVFGLVAILFFMWIQQSVFPLIDIDTDDFGGKDWAFVGFMTITFAYITWSLILNL, encoded by the coding sequence TTGTTTGATGCAGATCACAAGAAAGCTCTTAAGAAAACGGCGTTACCGAGCGTTATGGGGATAGTTGCTGGAGTTGTTGCTTATTATATAGCGGCTGGTCCAGCTGGTCCATTACAGAGAGAGGTTTTTGGGTTAGTGGCTATTTTGTTTTTCATGTGGATACAGCAGAGTGTTTTTCCTTTGATTGATATAGATACAGACGATTTTGGAGGTAAGGATTGGGCTTTTGTTGGTTTTATGACAATCACTTTTGCCTATATTACTTGGTCATTGATTCTGAATCTCTAA
- a CDS encoding succinylglutamate desuccinylase/aspartoacylase family protein gives MKRTKIQKFNPDTIKGKKRLKIDTFKLADDSVISLPCGVISKGNKPKIAITGGQHGNEWNGTYITQRLYKEIPLEKTNGTIILLPVLNPPAFNQKTRVSSIDNIDLNRTYLGNDRKPTERLGKLLFENIFSKMDYIIDIHTGGPGEYLPHTAIIDRERVKEASLMLPYLYIAKSTGGSLISSAERETIKSYLIEVGRGRNINYKFVKQVINGIKNFLKGTNITKGQVTKKETETFLNKQKIPSPQSGFFKANTKLGEFIEKGQTIGKIEKMMGQTKTIKSPISGRIIYIRRERVVAEGENVLHLLY, from the coding sequence TTGAAAAGAACAAAAATCCAGAAATTCAATCCAGATACAATAAAAGGTAAAAAAAGACTCAAAATAGATACATTCAAACTCGCAGATGACTCAGTAATCTCCCTACCCTGTGGAGTAATATCAAAAGGAAACAAACCAAAAATAGCCATAACAGGAGGACAACACGGAAACGAATGGAACGGAACCTACATAACACAAAGACTATACAAAGAAATACCTCTCGAAAAAACAAACGGAACAATAATACTCCTCCCAGTACTCAACCCCCCAGCCTTCAACCAAAAAACCAGAGTATCATCAATAGACAACATAGACCTAAACAGAACATACCTCGGAAACGACCGCAAACCCACAGAAAGACTAGGAAAACTCCTATTCGAAAACATATTCTCAAAAATGGACTACATAATAGATATACACACAGGAGGGCCAGGAGAATACCTCCCTCACACAGCAATAATAGACCGAGAAAGAGTAAAAGAAGCCTCATTAATGCTACCATACCTATACATCGCAAAATCAACAGGAGGCAGCCTAATAAGCTCTGCAGAAAGAGAAACAATCAAATCATACCTAATCGAAGTCGGAAGAGGAAGAAACATAAACTACAAATTCGTAAAACAAGTAATAAACGGAATCAAAAACTTCCTCAAAGGAACAAACATCACAAAAGGCCAAGTCACAAAAAAAGAAACCGAAACATTCCTAAACAAACAAAAAATACCCTCACCACAATCCGGATTCTTCAAAGCAAACACAAAACTAGGAGAATTCATAGAAAAAGGACAAACAATCGGAAAAATAGAAAAAATGATGGGCCAAACAAAAACAATAAAATCACCAATCTCAGGCCGAATAATATACATAAGAAGAGAAAGAGTAGTAGCAGAAGGCGAAAACGTACTACACCTCCTATACTAA
- a CDS encoding 2,5-diamino-6-(ribosylamino)-4(3H)-pyrimidinone 5'-phosphate reductase, which translates to MSRPYVIINSAMSCDGKLSTIERRQIPISSSQDFERVGRLRRDVDGILVGIGTVLADDPKLLERDTYRVVLDSKARTPIDSEVFIGDSPTLIAVSETALEERVEKLKEVCEVVRVGEERVDLRRLLDLLGEKGIERLLVEGGGTVNWSFLVNGLADELITYVGNMVFGGAKSPTLADGGGASGLDDAVKLELSDFYQLGEGIVLKWKVLNKK; encoded by the coding sequence ATGTCACGGCCGTATGTTATTATCAATAGTGCTATGAGTTGTGATGGTAAACTATCTACAATTGAACGTCGCCAAATACCTATCTCTTCCAGCCAGGATTTTGAGAGAGTAGGTAGGTTGAGGAGGGATGTGGATGGGATTTTAGTAGGTATCGGTACAGTTTTAGCTGATGACCCTAAACTTTTGGAAAGAGATACATACAGAGTTGTTTTGGACAGTAAGGCGCGAACTCCAATCGATAGTGAGGTGTTTATTGGGGACAGTCCTACTTTAATTGCTGTTTCTGAAACTGCTTTAGAGGAAAGGGTTGAGAAACTAAAGGAAGTTTGCGAGGTTGTTAGGGTTGGGGAGGAGCGTGTAGATCTTAGAAGATTATTGGATTTGCTTGGAGAAAAAGGTATAGAACGACTTTTGGTGGAAGGTGGTGGAACCGTCAACTGGTCGTTTCTGGTGAACGGTTTGGCTGATGAGTTGATTACGTATGTCGGCAACATGGTATTTGGTGGAGCTAAATCTCCTACTTTAGCTGATGGAGGTGGAGCTAGTGGTTTGGATGATGCAGTAAAACTAGAGCTAAGTGATTTTTATCAGCTAGGAGAAGGTATTGTTTTGAAATGGAAGGTGTTGAATAAAAAATAA
- a CDS encoding sugar phosphate isomerase/epimerase family protein: MKFGVGMAIFWQEDYNLVRIIERLSDMGFKAIELYCEYPFLENWNDGDFKDEIEDIGNKIDECGLDVVTHATHYDVNISTWNDEVRSVAVGQVKKSVDAASLLGSDLVVVHPGYLPSKKFSREKTFRKMVESMKEVGRYSQDKGVSVGLENLKHSPKALCVEPDELVEAVDLIDMDNVGITFDIAHANSIPNMKPEQYLERVRDSVFHVHISDNRGDGMHYPIGVGNIDFKPILNGLLDMGFDGQITLEGWLPKWERKETLVQMSIEFLEDYLSEVRSSEVKSV, translated from the coding sequence ATGAAGTTTGGTGTAGGAATGGCTATTTTCTGGCAGGAGGATTATAATCTTGTTCGGATTATTGAGAGATTAAGTGATATGGGTTTTAAGGCTATTGAACTGTATTGTGAGTATCCTTTTTTGGAGAATTGGAACGATGGTGATTTCAAGGATGAGATTGAGGATATCGGTAATAAGATAGATGAATGTGGGTTGGATGTTGTTACTCATGCTACTCACTACGATGTTAATATCTCTACTTGGAACGATGAGGTTCGGAGTGTTGCGGTTGGTCAGGTGAAAAAATCTGTTGATGCTGCATCTCTATTGGGTTCAGATTTAGTTGTGGTGCATCCTGGTTATCTGCCTTCTAAGAAGTTCTCTAGAGAGAAGACTTTTAGGAAGATGGTTGAGAGCATGAAGGAGGTTGGTAGGTATAGTCAGGATAAGGGTGTTTCGGTTGGTCTTGAGAATTTGAAGCACTCTCCGAAGGCTTTGTGTGTTGAACCTGATGAACTTGTTGAAGCAGTTGATTTAATCGATATGGATAATGTTGGCATAACGTTCGATATAGCTCATGCTAATAGTATTCCTAACATGAAGCCTGAACAATATCTTGAGAGGGTTAGAGACAGTGTTTTCCATGTTCATATAAGTGATAACCGTGGAGATGGTATGCATTATCCGATTGGCGTTGGTAACATCGATTTTAAACCGATTCTAAACGGTTTATTGGATATGGGTTTTGATGGCCAGATCACTCTTGAAGGATGGCTTCCTAAATGGGAGCGAAAGGAAACTTTGGTGCAGATGAGTATCGAGTTTCTTGAGGATTACCTTAGCGAGGTAAGGTCATCTGAAGTCAAGTCGGTTTGA
- a CDS encoding SHOCT domain-containing protein, translated as MSFSATLPIVFQHHPMEGWGVWGFGWIPLLLWLLIFIVIAVLIYQDAEKRGMNGLLWFILILIPYLGLLFLVIYLITREEKPTEKQMDRDPKKILDERLARGEITSEEHEELKEKLE; from the coding sequence ATGAGTTTTAGTGCCACACTACCCATAGTTTTTCAACACCATCCAATGGAAGGTTGGGGTGTATGGGGGTTTGGATGGATACCCTTACTGCTGTGGTTATTGATATTCATAGTTATTGCGGTATTAATTTATCAGGATGCTGAAAAAAGAGGGATGAACGGCCTACTTTGGTTCATCTTAATCTTGATTCCATATTTAGGTCTTCTCTTCCTAGTGATATACCTGATAACTCGTGAAGAAAAACCTACCGAAAAACAGATGGATAGAGATCCCAAAAAAATACTCGATGAAAGGCTAGCTAGAGGTGAGATCACCTCAGAAGAACATGAAGAACTCAAGGAAAAATTAGAGTAA